A window of Vicinamibacteria bacterium genomic DNA:
CGCACCCCTATATTTGGTGTCGGTCGTTGTCGGGTGTGAAAAGGGGTCCTTCCATGGAAATCGAGATGACCATCAAGGGTTTGATGATCGATCCCATCACCAACATGCCGATTGTCATTCTGAAGGACAAGGAGGGCGATCGGGTACTGCCGATCTGGGTCGGTGTGTTCGAGGCGAACGCGATCGCGCTTCAAATCGAGAACATCCCGACGCCGCGACCGATGACGCACGACCTGCTCAAGAACATCCTGAGTGAGATTCGCGCGAACGTCCAGAGAATCGTCGTGAGCGATCTGCGCGACAACACGTTCTACGCGATGATCTACCTCGATCGGGCCGGCGAGACCATCGCCATCGACGCACGCCCGAGCGACGCGATCGCTCTGGCGCTTCGCACCAAATCGCCCATTTATGTCGAGGATTCGGTCGTCGAGAACGCGAAGGGACTCGATCTCACGAAGGAAACGACGGACTCCGAAAGACTGCAG
This region includes:
- a CDS encoding bifunctional nuclease family protein, translated to MEIEMTIKGLMIDPITNMPIVILKDKEGDRVLPIWVGVFEANAIALQIENIPTPRPMTHDLLKNILSEIRANVQRIVVSDLRDNTFYAMIYLDRAGETIAIDARPSDAIALALRTKSPIYVEDSVVENAKGLDLTKETTDSERLQKWLEGLNPDDLGKYKM